Genomic DNA from Paucilactobacillus hokkaidonensis JCM 18461:
TTAAAATGTTGTCATATAATAGATTTGAATTTATTTTAGCATTTTATTTATTGTTCTTAGTAATTCGTTTAAGCAGCATGGCCTCAAAATTTAAATTGTATAATGTGTTAACTATAATATTGGCTATTTTAAATTTTATTACTGTAATATTATCTGGTAGAGAGTATGCTCATTATTTAATTACTGAGCTTCCATATTTGTTTATTATTTCCTTGTTTGCAATAAATTTCATTTTTGAGAAATTAAATTCTTTCAGGTTTGAACCGTTGATTGCTGTTTTATTAATGAGTATTGCTATAGTGCCCTTTTATCAGGAAACAAAATTTGCAATAGCTTACGTAAATATAGAGAATACTGGTAGTGTTAATTTTAAAAATAGCTATTTGAAAATTTCTCGTTACATTGATAAACATAGCAGGACAGATGATGAAATATATGTACACTCAATTGATGCAAATATTTATTTGCAAAGCAGACGTTTTGCAAATTCGAAGCTGTTTGCTTTGCCTTCATTGGACTATACAAAATATAAAGGCCTGTCTTCTTATTTTGAAAATAAAATGGAAGATAATCCACCAAAATATATAGTAATGTCGAGCTATGTTTATAATATTGATCATAAAAACAATCAAAGAATGAATAAATTTGTGTATTGTACAATTAAAGCGCACTATCATGAAATTGAACCTTTTAAACACAATGATTTAATGCTATTTAAGCATAATTGATTGTATTTCAGTTATAACAGAAAGTGTGGCCAAACTTATACTGTATTTGATTGCGATGCTTGCAATTGATGTTGATGGATAATTTGTGGCAATGTTTGAAGGTTGTCTGTGTTGTTACAGACATTGATATTGACGTTTCTTTTCATTTATAAATTTTTAGATTCTGTGTCGTTGAATGGGAAAATGTTATTTTTAGTTGGTCGAGCATATAAGATGGTGGGGTGCAGTTAATTGCTCCTATGGATTGTCGACCAGATACTTGTATATATTTATAAATATCATTAATCTAATAATTTAGGCTTGGCAAACTTTAATGGTGTCCGTTACTTATTTGTTGGGATTACAGTATTGGCTAGGAGCTTATTAGTAAAAAGTAAGCATGATTGTAAATTTTTTTTAGGGAGAGCTACAAATTGAGTAAAAAGAGATTTGTCTATATTGATATAGTGAACATTATTGCAACCTTTTTTGTCTTAGAATTGCACTCTTCGCAAGCATTTTTTTATGTAAAGAGTAGTTCTTCAATTTATTTACAGACTAAATTAATTCAAATTATTTTTATTCCTGCAGTGTTACTCTTTTTTATGATATCTGGTGCGATGTTATTAGACTATCGTAATCGTCAATCTACCATAACCTTTTTAAAGAAAAGGTTTTTTCGTGTGGTTATTCCCTTATTTAGTTGGAGTGTCATCTGGTATGTTTTTGATATCTTCTGGGCTGCTAACCCTGGTCCCATGAGACATCTTGATCCTAGTTTGATCGATTTTATTAAGGGGCTATTCTTAAATAATATTAATAATATTTTTTGGTTTTTCTATATTATCATAGCTCTGTATCTAGTAACACCAATTTTTTCCCAATTAGCGGTTTCAAAAAAATATAATTTATTATTTGCAGTGGTTTGTGTTTATTTTTTTGTTAATTGCATATTAGTTTTCTTCGTTCAAATTTTTAAAATTAATATTGATTTGGAGAATGTAGTGCAACCGTTAATGAGTTCGTCGTATTTAGGCTATTTTTTGTTAGGTTATTTAATTCACAAAAACTATTTTAATGTTAAGCAGGAAAATCTATTTATGGTTTTTGGCTTTTTGTCTTTGATGATTGCACTTTTTTTTGGATTTTACGCTCCTTCTTTAAAAACGACTTCGACTACTGGATTGCTAGTATTTTTGTATTCAGCAGCATTAATGATTTGCATAAAAAGAATATCTGGCAGAATTATTTTTAGTGAGAAATGGGTTAGGTTGTTGACGCGTATTTCGGCTACAAACCTGGGAGTATATTTAATGCATCCTTTTTTCATAAAACTTTTTGACAAGATTTTTTTTATTAATGAAAACAATTGGATTCATATTTATCTTTTCCCTTTTTTAGTTTATATTGTTTGTGTTGGTGTTACTTTGATGGGGAAAAAGATACCAATTGTGAAGTATATTTTTCCTTAAGTTGAAATGATAAAACGTTTTTTGCTTATATTTATTACAAAAATTACTAGATGAAATGTTATTGCAATGTAACTGTAACCGTAATGTTTTTCTGCCGTGGTATGATTTGAACTGTTTGAAAGTTTAACTTTTAGTTAATTTATTGAGCACCATGATGAAAGGGTTACAGTTACGCAATGAATAAAAAGAATATTAAAGTTTATAAGTCATGTTTGTTAGCGGGATTTGCATTGGTTTCATTGAGCCTGGCAACTGGTGTTAAAGCGGATCAGGTTGAAAGCAACAGCTTATCAGTTTCCATCAGTACTAGTAATTTAAATAGTGTCAGTGCACAAAGCAGTGTCTCAAGCAATGTTTCTGCCGCGAGTTCCTCGGCTGCGCCAGCAAGTGAAAATACTGCGGTATCCGCAAATGAAAATACCAATGAGGACCATTCAGCTAGTTCGGTAACCAATAGTCAACAAGGTGCTGGCGTAATATCGACTAGTGCCGTGCCTGATAGTACAGCGAATACTAATAGTGGGGTTGCTTCAGCAAGTGAAACAAATCTTGGAGATGTTGACAATGCAGCTGTCGATGTAGCCAAGAGTGCTGCGGTAGTGAGTTATGAAGCAACGGGGCAAGTACAAAAAGTTACTAGGTCAAGCGCAGTTTCTACTACAGAAGTTGTAAGTAATGGCTGGAGTGCCAACACTACGGGAACAAAGTATTTTTATAAAGATGGTCAAAAGGCCAACGGGTATTTATATGATGGAAGTAATTGGTATCTGTTTAAAGATGGTTTGAGACAGTCTGACGTGCAGCAATGGGCTGGTACGTATTATTACTTTGATCACAACACATATCTAAGAGTAGATAATAGTTATGTTAAATCTAGCTGGGGTGACTGGTACTTATTTGGTAATGACGGCCGCATAACCACTAATGTTCAGCAGTGGGCTGGTACGTATTATTATTTTGATCCCAGTACTTATTTAAAAGTCACTAATGCATATAAAAAGTCTAGTTGGGGTGATTGGTACATGTTTGGTAATGATGGCCGCATTGTGACGGGTCTTTGTTACTGGCAGGGAAGTTACTACTATTTTGATTCTACAAGTTTTTTAAAGAAAACAAATACCTCAGTAAATGGTGATACGTTTAATGCTGATGGAGCAATGATCGATGGAATTGTAAAAAATAGTAATTCGACTTACTTTGTTGATCAGCACAATGGTCAAACCGAAACTTACACCAGTTATGTAACGGGTGATGATCTTGCTGCAAAAGAATGGATTGCTTCTCACGAGTCAGGTGGGTCTTACACGGCACGTAATGGGGTGTGTTATGGTCGTTATCAGCTTAATGTAAACTATTATTTGAATGGTAATTATTCGGTTGTGAATCAGGAAAAGGCGGCTGATGCATATGTTACCAGTCGGTATGGTTCTTGGTTAAATGCTAAAACGTTTTGGTTAGCACATAATTGGTATTAATTGTGTGGGTCTTTCATAAATTAACTTTTATGAAGGGCTTTTTTAGATTATAATTAAGGTTATCATTTTTGTGTTGGTTATCAATTAAGTAATGATATTTATATATATGGTAACCTAGGAAGTTTTAAAATTGTGAGGAGACATATGAAGAGAGAACGTTTTGATAATTATAGATTATTATTTTGGACATTAGAGATACTTGCACTTGCCTCATTAGTATTTGTATCTACAAAAATTCAGTTTATCTTTAAACCGTTTTTAACATTTATTTCGGTAGTTTTTGTTCCATTAATTATTGCAGGCTTCCTTTTCTACATGTTAAATCCACTTGTTAAGGTGATGACAAAGTTAAAGCTGGGGCGGATCAGATTAAATCGTTCCTTTGCAAGTTTATTAGTGGTTTTGTTGTTAGTCTTAATTGTAATTGGTGGAATTGGTTTTTTAATTCCGCCGGTTGTAAGTGAAATTTCACAATTAGTAAAAAGTTTGCCTGATGTTGCTTCAAACATGCAACAAACTTTAACTAACTTGATCAATCATTCTTTTTTGAAGGACATTGATATTAGTACGTATGTTAAAAAGGTTGATTCACAACTTGGTAAGTACTCACAGATCTTTTTAGAGGGTTTGTCCAGTAGCATTGGTTCAGTAATTGGTACAATTACTAATTTAACCGTTGTGGCCATCACAGTACCTGTAATGTTATTTTATATGCTTAAGGATGGGCATAAACTTATTCCAGGTATCCAACGGTTTGTTTCTGTCAAACACGCCGACGAAGTCCAAGGTCTATTAACCAGAATGAGCACTACTTTATCATCGTATATTTCTGGTCAAGTGATTGAGTGCTTATTTGTGGGAGTGTTTACCACAATTGGCTATTTTATAATCGGACAACCCTTGGCGTTAGTTTTAGGGATTGTTGCTGGTATGGCCAATATTATTCCCTATGTGGGACCGTATATTGGTATTGCACCTGCCTTAGTCGTTTCATTAACTATGGCTCCAGGGAGAATTATCTGGGTAATTGTCGTTGTTGTGGTAGTCCAGCAAGTAGATGGCAATATTATCTATCCTAATATTATCGGTAAATCGCTGAAAATCCATCCACTGACAATCATCGTATTATTATTAGCGGCAGGGCATATTGCAGGTATTGCTGGAATGATTTTGTGCATTCCGTTTTATGCAGTTGTTCGTACTATGGTGCAATATTTTTGGAGTATATATCAGCTTAGTCGTGAAGAAAATAAATAACAAAAAAGGAAGCCAGCGGCTTCCTTTTTTGTTGAATATTGGTCGACTTTAGTTTGCTGGGACGGTCTCTGTCGTACCGCCAGTAGGTGATGAAACGGTAGAGTTAGTTGTTCCAGTACCTGTACCTGTATATGAACTGTAGCCAGTTCCTGCCGTACTGGTGCCGTAAGTTGTTCCTGTTCCAGTAGATGATGCCCCGGTTGAACTACTTGTTCCTGTGCTGGTAGATGATCCACTACCGGCATCATTATACGAAGCTCCGTTAGGTAAAACAAAGTCAACATTATTATAACCATCATAGTTAGTTTGCATATTGTAAAGCTTAGTTTCATTATTGGTAACTTTAGAAAATTTCAATCCTAATGCTGTGCGAACTAGTTTAGAAACTCGGTTAATTTCCTTTGGAACTGCAATCTGGAATGATGTTCCACTAATTGTGGCATTCTTACCTTCAAAATGATATGTTTTGACGGTATTCATTGCAGTGTGATAGTTAGCATATAAGGTTGCTACAGCATTAATTGGGACATTAGTCCTAATTCCTTTTTTAGCGGCATCTAGAATGGTATTAATTGCTGTAACAGAGCTGGCAGACTTAAGCTCTTTAATGACAGCCTTAATAATTTGTTGTTGCCGTTTTTGACGACCATAATCATTGTTGGGATCATCATAACGCATTCGAGAATATTTCAACGCATTGGTACCATTTAAGTGTTGCTTTCCTTTTTTGAACGTATGCCCTTCGTAGGTAAATTTGAATGGATTATCAACATCAACTCCACCAACAGCATTGACAACCTTTTCCAGTACGCCCATGTTAACGATGGCGTAGTAATCGATCGGCACATGCAGTAGTTCAGCGACTGCTTTTTGTGTTTTCTTAGGTCCACCAATTGAATAGGCCGCATTGATCTTGACGTAGTCGGTTCCCTTGGAGGTCTTTAGTTTGACCAGGGTATCCCGAGGAATGCTGGTCATCGTAATTGTCTCTTTTTTAGGATTGACTGTGACTAACTCCAGCGTATCTGTATTACCACCAGAGTTACCACGGCCAATTGCACCAGTGTCCAATCCCATTAGTAGGACGGAGACGGGTTTACCATCCTTTAGTTTTTGACTAACTTTATTATTACCACTACTGAAAATTCCTTCAGCTGCGTTATGAATTTTGTAATATTCATAGCCTCCGGCTGCCACCAGCAGAATGGCAATAATGCCAATAACCCATCTAATCCAGTGACGTTTTGGTTTGCCATGGTTATTATTATGCCTGCTTGCTCTGGTTTCTTGATGATCCATTTTTGTCTGCCTCTTAATTTTAGTTTTAACTCTGTCTAAGTTACCAAACTCAGCAGAACAAGTCAATTTCACTTGGATTAATTTAATAAATATATAACAAGAATCAATATTTAACTGAATAAATGTTCATAAAAAAATCAATTAGAAATCTAGGAATGTTAGTTCAATATTGCAGTTCCTAAGGTTAGATATGTGGCAAATAAAATCCAGATAAAGTAGGGGACTAACAGGCAAGCGGCGTATTTATTGATTTGGTATGCGTAGATTATTAAATATCCGACCAGAATATCTAGCACAATGATTACGATAAAGCCGAACCAAAATGCATTACCAGCAAAGAAAATAATACTCCAAATAAAGTTAACGAATAATTGTACCGTAAACAATATTAAGGCGGTCTTTTTAATTGATGTCGAGCGACTAGTAATGAGAAAGTAGAGACTAATTCCGATTAAACAATAGAGAATTGGCCAGACAATTCCAAAGGTTGGTGGTGGTGGTGATAGAGGTGGTTTTGTTAATTG
This window encodes:
- a CDS encoding acyltransferase, with product MSKKRFVYIDIVNIIATFFVLELHSSQAFFYVKSSSSIYLQTKLIQIIFIPAVLLFFMISGAMLLDYRNRQSTITFLKKRFFRVVIPLFSWSVIWYVFDIFWAANPGPMRHLDPSLIDFIKGLFLNNINNIFWFFYIIIALYLVTPIFSQLAVSKKYNLLFAVVCVYFFVNCILVFFVQIFKINIDLENVVQPLMSSSYLGYFLLGYLIHKNYFNVKQENLFMVFGFLSLMIALFFGFYAPSLKTTSTTGLLVFLYSAALMICIKRISGRIIFSEKWVRLLTRISATNLGVYLMHPFFIKLFDKIFFINENNWIHIYLFPFLVYIVCVGVTLMGKKIPIVKYIFP
- a CDS encoding TspO/MBR family protein; this translates as MNTQTIKKVLLLIISIVGINLIGGLSAVFAGDIASKYAQLTKPPLSPPPPTFGIVWPILYCLIGISLYFLITSRSTSIKKTALILFTVQLFVNFIWSIIFFAGNAFWFGFIVIIVLDILVGYLIIYAYQINKYAACLLVPYFIWILFATYLTLGTAILN
- a CDS encoding AI-2E family transporter — encoded protein: MKRERFDNYRLLFWTLEILALASLVFVSTKIQFIFKPFLTFISVVFVPLIIAGFLFYMLNPLVKVMTKLKLGRIRLNRSFASLLVVLLLVLIVIGGIGFLIPPVVSEISQLVKSLPDVASNMQQTLTNLINHSFLKDIDISTYVKKVDSQLGKYSQIFLEGLSSSIGSVIGTITNLTVVAITVPVMLFYMLKDGHKLIPGIQRFVSVKHADEVQGLLTRMSTTLSSYISGQVIECLFVGVFTTIGYFIIGQPLALVLGIVAGMANIIPYVGPYIGIAPALVVSLTMAPGRIIWVIVVVVVVQQVDGNIIYPNIIGKSLKIHPLTIIVLLLAAGHIAGIAGMILCIPFYAVVRTMVQYFWSIYQLSREENK
- a CDS encoding LCP family protein, which translates into the protein MDHQETRASRHNNNHGKPKRHWIRWVIGIIAILLVAAGGYEYYKIHNAAEGIFSSGNNKVSQKLKDGKPVSVLLMGLDTGAIGRGNSGGNTDTLELVTVNPKKETITMTSIPRDTLVKLKTSKGTDYVKINAAYSIGGPKKTQKAVAELLHVPIDYYAIVNMGVLEKVVNAVGGVDVDNPFKFTYEGHTFKKGKQHLNGTNALKYSRMRYDDPNNDYGRQKRQQQIIKAVIKELKSASSVTAINTILDAAKKGIRTNVPINAVATLYANYHTAMNTVKTYHFEGKNATISGTSFQIAVPKEINRVSKLVRTALGLKFSKVTNNETKLYNMQTNYDGYNNVDFVLPNGASYNDAGSGSSTSTGTSSSTGASSTGTGTTYGTSTAGTGYSSYTGTGTGTTNSTVSSPTGGTTETVPAN